One window from the genome of Diorhabda sublineata isolate icDioSubl1.1 chromosome 10, icDioSubl1.1, whole genome shotgun sequence encodes:
- the LOC130449610 gene encoding NKAP family protein CG6066: MGSHDRVRRRSRSPSSKYASKKQRKSRSRSPKYHREERNARNHENGYRSRDSSKKFDQDDFMESRRQQREILGVRECPNIWGKSPEPVDTDSEEVVKSSEETDNIKKHKKKRKHKEKKSKKVKKHKKDKKKKKKKVSSDESDSEVEEWVEKPSTIKNESQSDNEDTEIGPSQKAHGTLTHKEMGKALLPGEGAAMAAYVAEGKRIPRRGEIGLTSDEIASYESVGYVMSGSRHRRMEAVRIRKENQIYSADEKRALAMFSKEERQKRENLILGQFKDMINYKLNEKNK, from the exons ATGGGCTCTCATGATAGAGTTAGAAGAAGATCACGGTCACCGTCATCCAAGTATGCTTCGAAAAAACAACGAAAATCCCGCTCTCGATCTCCCAAATATCACAGGGAAGAAAGAAATGCCAGAAATCACGAGAATGGTTATCGATCAAGAGACtcaagtaaaaaatttgaccaagATGATTTTATGGAATCTCGTAGACAACAGAGAGAGATTTTAGGCGTTAGAGAATGTCCTAACATTTGGGGAAAATCGCCAGAACCGGTGGATACGGATTCAGAAGAAGTTGTTAAAAGCAGTGAAGAAAcggataatataaaaaaacacaaaaagaagcggaaacacaaagaaaaaaagTCGAAGAAggttaaaaaacacaaaaaggataaaaagaaaaagaagaaaaaagttagCAGTGATGAAAGTGATTCGGAAGTTGAAGAATGGGTGGAAAAACcatcaacaattaaaaatgaatCTCAATCAGATAATGAGGATACAGAGATTGGACCCTCTCAGAAGGCACACGGGACTCTTACTCATAAAGAAATGGGTAAAGCTTTACTTCCAGGGGAAGGTGCTGCTATGGCTGCATACGTAGCAGAag gTAAACGTATACCGAGGAGAGGAGAAATTGGTTTAACTTCAGATGAAATTGCATCATATGAAAGTGTAGGTTATGTTATGTCAGGATCGCGGCACAGGAGAATGGAAGCTGTTCGTATTCgcaaagaaaatcaaatttattctgCCGATGAAAAACGAGCGTTAGCCATGTTCAGCAAAGAAGAGAGAcagaaaagagaaaatttgataCTGGGACAATTCAAAGATATGATTAACTataaattaaacgaaaaaaataagtaa
- the LOC130449937 gene encoding SUMO-activating enzyme subunit 1, whose protein sequence is MSEKQLSVVEAQLYDRQIRLWGIESQEKLRAANVLLINIRALGSEIAKNILLSGINSLTILDDGIVTDEEQAKNFLLSKSSKGKKIAEEVLLKAQALNPLVEIKSDTDSPSSKDSNFFKNFTIIVATCIKTDLLLKIDKICRANNVKLIYGDVFGSFGYSVADFQDHDYHEDQVQMKKRSHDGVGKTEKTTVKVQGVINYPELNKVLILPNTKQNVDTIKKLRRRNELFFLMLVLMEFRNKNNRNPTEVSYERDLKTLNSIKKEVYELYQFDESKSKLPADIFEQVFDEFVPVCAIIGGVIAQEVIKAVSHKEVPINNIFLFDPVTYDGKEETIGA, encoded by the exons atgtctGAAAAACAACTATCTGTCGTCGAAGCCCAACTATATGATAGGCAAATAAGATTATGGGGTATAGAATCACAAGAAAA aTTACGAGCAGCAAATGTTCTCTTAATTAATATTAGAGCTTTGGGATCTGAAATAGCAAAGAACATTTTACTTTCTGGTATCAATTCTTTAACAATATTGGATGATGGTATAGTAACTGATGAAGAGCAAGCGAAAAATTTCCTCCTCAGTAAATCTAGTAAAGGCAAAAAG ATTGCAGAAGAAGTGTTACTTAAAGCTCAAGCTCTTAATCCACTTGTAGAAATAAAATCCGATACAGATTCGCCCAGTAGCAAGGATTCTAACTTCTTCAAAAACTTCACTATCATAGTAGCTACGTGTATTAAAACAGACCTCTTactgaaaattgataaaatctgtAGGGCTAATAATGTCAAGTTGATTTATGGGGATGTTTTTGGATCATTTGGATATTCTGTAGCTGATTTTCAAGATCATGATTATCACGA AGATCAGGtgcaaatgaaaaaaaggtCCCATGATGGTGTAGGAAAGACAGAAAAAACAACGGTCAAGGTACAAGGTGTTATCAATTATCCTGAACTGAATAAAGTCCTCATATTACCAAATACCAAACAAAACGTTGATACAATAAAGAAATTGAGAAGGAGGaacgaattgtttttcttgatGTTGG ttttaatggAGTTCCGCAATAAGAACAACCGTAACCCTACAGAAGTATCCTATGAACGAGATTTGAAGACTCTCAATTCGATTAAAAAAGAAGTGTACGAACTCTATCAATTCGACgaatcaaaatcaaaacttcCTGCTGATATATTTGAGCAAGTTTTTGATGAATTCGTACCGGTTTGCGCCATCATCGGTGGAGTTATAGCTCAAGAGGTGATTAAAGCTGTATCTCATAAAGAAGTTcccataaataatatttttttgtttgatccCGTTACATACGACGGTAAAGAAGAAACTATCGGTGCTTAA
- the LOC130449609 gene encoding uncharacterized protein LOC130449609 has product MQKNCVAEYYYDDYNPFFIDDVTFDILRDSLYGLPLITTNCILLMNTFDLKTVNPTHPTDDPEAPTDVIFFCIRFIENDKYQPIGGLLTYSDRDQSDVIADCIHRILKDLYEMGINVLCSVSPHYKIFKNVIRVLNPDKNYDKDPDVMYYPISQKNRMIHLFDAELLMNKFHRIFMARDIAFRTSYGPRVNYYAIWSDIFYTLDKTAEFKVYLNFLLWKGYWPRKVQYFPQSIWLHHIEYTSKGLLSPHAYSGTILLSVINAYMGIFSYDFLMPDQFETCWKEIMFTFENMAFINHKNFETIDKINNIKIPLNEQALRLSSEVTDNRENEKKKNSPVAKPKIALKVDTNEKLPERDYLTDSIVTNEVVEDKSETDSVAVLVPHSIQCKSKNCTGCVITVDLNLSKKLEDLHESSNTVKTVMGAHLMNCNKKNCTGCVETDYQTKKLVNSADLHEPAIIPVECGNNAVKPSTGAIKKSTSRKRRKKKTETEQNARKINSFIVEDQMIADVLGDETKSVELDQQWEVINIFKRIKDIKGVTKDANGENCTLPCINGRDISWEEPLNIDVDQESVKNEILCTVKGTAYFISMLLQRNISRIKANSMLVEPIEEMVTRIQKCYNKMRFVEYFGRPYQIFDEQVFPYTLRHNKSLYLIKKD; this is encoded by the exons atgcaaaaaaattgtgtagCGGAATATTACTATG ATGATTATAATCCGTTTTTTATTGACGATGTAACATTTGACATACTTAGAGATTCGTTGTATGGTTTACCGCTGATTACAACgaattgtattttattaatgaaCACATTCGATCTTAAAACTGTCAATCCTACACATCCAACAGACGATCCTGAAGCACCGACTGAcgttattttcttttgtataag GTTCATTGAAAACGATAAGTATCAACCAATTGGAGGACTTTTGACTTACTCTGACAGAGACCAAAGTGACGTCATAGCTGACTGTATACATAGAATACTAAAAGATCTGTATGAAATGGGCATTAATGTTTTGTGTAGTGTTTCACCGcactataaaatttttaaaaacgtaaTTCGGGTACTGAATCCG gATAAAAATTATGACAAAGATCCAGATGTAATGTACTATCCTATATCTCAGAAAAATCGCATGATCCATCTTTTCGATGCGGAATTgttaatgaataaatttcatcGTATATTCATGGCAAGAGACATCGCATTTAGAACATCGTATGGACCTCGCGTCAATTATTACGCCATTTGGTCAGATATTTTTTACACATTAGATAAAACAGCGGAATTTAAggtatatttgaattttttattatggaaaGGTTATTGGCCTAGGAAGGTACAATATTTTCCCCAAAGTATATGGTTACATCATATAGAATATACATCAAAAG GGTTGTTGTCTCCGCACGCCTATTCAGGAACTATTCTACTAAGTGTCATAAATGCTTATATGGGAATTTTTTCGTACGATTTTTTGATGCCGGATCAATTTGAGACCTGTTGGAAAGAAATAATGTTTACCTTTGAAAACATGGCGTTCATcaatcacaaaaattttgaaactatagataaaattaataacatcaaGATACCTCTAAATGAACAAGCATTACGACTATCCAg TGAAGTAACTGATAACCGtgaaaacgaaaaaaagaaaaattcccCTGTAGCTAAACCAAAGATCGCATTAAAAGTAGATACTAATGAGAAATTACCTGAAAGAGATTATCTAACAG attcaatTGTTACAAATGAAGTAGTAGAAGATAAAAGTGAAACTGATAGTGTAGCTGTATTAGTACCTCATTCGATTCAATGCAAGAGTAAAAATTGTACTGGGTGTGTCATAACTGttgatttaaatttatcaaaaaaactagaAGACTTGCACGAATCCTCTAATACAGTAAAAACAGTAATGGGAGCCCATTTGATgaattgcaataaaaaaaattgtactggGTGTGTTGAAACTGATTATCAAACCAAGAAACTAGTAAATTCTGCAGATTTACATGAACCCGCGATTATTCCTGTTGAATGTGGAAATAACGCAGTTAAACCCAGTACCGGAGCGATTAAAAAATCTACCTCTAGAAAAAGgagaaagaaaaaaactgaaaccGAACAAAACGcgagaaaaattaattcatttattgtAGAAGATCAAATGATTGCGGATGTATTAGGAGATGAAACTAAATCAGTAGAATTGGATCAACAATGGGAAGTGATTAACATATTCAAGCGAATAAAAGACATTAAAGGAGTTACTAAAGATGCTAATGGAGAAAACTGCACTTTGCCTTGTATTAACGGAAGGg ATATTAGTTGGGAGGAACCACTGAATATTGACGTAGATCAAGAATctgtgaaaaatgaaattttgtgtaCCGTTAAAGGTACAGCTTATTTCATATCGATGCTTCTTCAAAGAAATATATCACGTATAAAAGCTAATTCGATGTTAGTCGAACCAATAGAAGAAATGGTTAcaagaattcaaaaatgttataataaaatgagatttgttgaatattttggtCGCCCATACCAAATTTTTGATGAACAGGTATTTCCATATACCTTGAGACACAATAAAAGCTTGTACTTGATTAAAAAagactaa